The DNA window ACATTAACCGTGGTTGCTTCGGCATAGGCTTCTTTAAACCGACTAATTCGGCCTATTTTATGGTCGTACTCAGTGAAACTTGACGCTGTAAATCGCACCGACGGTGGATCGTATATCATTGTGTAGACATATGTCATATCAAGGGCTTTAGCCAACTCTGAGAGCTTATTGCTTGCAGCTTGGTAATCTTCGTTTGTCAGTTGATTAAGCTTGTCGTGGTAATCGCGTCCTAGAATTAATGGGACAGTACGCGCTGCATGTAAAAGCCTAGCGTCAACTTCAGACATGATTTCTTCACGCGTGGTCTTATAGGAGATATAGACATACGCGACGAGGCTTGAGATAAAAAGCACGGCGCCGACGATGAGCCACAAATTGGGGATGTTTTTAAGCTTAAGGGTTTTCATTAGCAGTATCCTTTTGCTAGTGTTCCTTTATTTTATCCGTATGTAGTTGTTTAGCTCAACCTCACTCGGATGAACGAGCGAAAGGATAAGACAAAAGCTTCTCAAGTGTAGAACGCCAAGGTATAAATGTCTTGGATATTTCATTAAAAAGTCATGGTTGCGACACTTTTCTAAAGGAGATAGAAGACTTTTCTTGTCGTTTCCAGTAAAGTGAGCCGTTTCTTTTTATCAAGTATGCAACTAGATTGGTGTGATTATGCCGCTATTTGCAGTTATAAGGTTAGATAACGGGTAGGTTATGGACCAAAAGCGTTGTGCTGTCGCTTCTGAAGATACTCTTATGCGTATATTTACTGTTCCTGAAGCGCCAGGGTCGACTTTAAGCAGAATCGAGCTAGAAATTTCGAGCAATTTGGCTGGATTTTTAAAAGAGAATATTGCTGCTGTAGAAAAGCCGCTGCATGAAATCGAGAAAGATTTTCAGTCAGCAGCGATACCAGAAGAGCCAATGTTCGTTTCCGACTATGCGCAAGAAATTATGGACCAGTTAGTCGCCCATTCAGTGCATACTGCTGCTCCTAGCTTTATTGGTCATATGACTTCTGCATTACCACACTTTGTGCTGCCATTATCGAAGCTGATGGTGGGTCTTAACCAAAACTTGGTAAAAATTGAGACGTCCAAAGCGTTTACGCCATTAGAGCGTCAGGTGCTTGGGATGATGCATCACTTGGCCTTCGGCGAAAGCAAAGGGTTCTACAATAAATGTATGCACAGCGCGAATACCGCACTTGGCGCATTTTGCTCTGGCGGCACCATTGCAAACATTTCAGCGCTTTGGATTGCACGAAACCGACTCTTAAAGCCTGATGGTGAGTTTACTGGCATTTCAGCGCAAGGGATGGTGGCTGGTTTATTGCATTATGGTTATCGAGGACTTGCGGTTCTCGTGTCTGAACGTGGCCACTACTCGTTGGGCAAGGCTGCGGACGTACTGGGCATTGGCCGAGACAACTTTGTGGCCATTCCAACCGACCACAACAACCGTGTTCGTGTAGATTTAATGCGCCAAAAAGCGCTAGAACTTGAAGCTAAAGGCATTAAAGTGATGGCCCTGGTAGGGGTCGCAGGGACTACAGAAACGGGCAATATCGATCCTTTAGAGGACATGGCGGACTTGGCGGTAGAGTTAGGCTGTCATTTTCATGTGGACGCTGCATGGGGTGGGGCAACATTACTGTCCCAAACACATCGTCATTTACTTAAAGGTGTGGAACGAGCTGATTCAATCACGATCGATGCGCATAAACAAATGTATGTGCCGATGGGAGCTGGGTTAGTGCTTTTTAAAGATCCTGCGGCGACAGACGCGATTGAGCATCATGCTGAGTATATTCTACGTAAAGGGTCTAAAGATTTAGGTAGTCACACCTTAGAGGGCAGCCGTCCAGGTATGGCGATGTTAGTCCATGCGTGCTTAAGAGTGATCGGTCGCAAAGGCTATGAAATGCTGATTGATAAAAGTATTTCGAAAGCCAAATATTTTGCTGATTTGATTAAAGCGGATGAAGATTTTGAACTGATTTCAGAACCTGAACTATGCTTACTGACGTACCGTTTAGTGCCCAAAGCCATTAAAGACGCGATTGCTAAAGCAAGCGACGAAGAAAAAATAGAGATTTATGCGGCATTAAATCGATTCACTGCCAGCATGCAAAAGCGACAACGTGAAGCGGGTCGTTCTTTTGTTTCTCGTACGCGTTTAACACCTGTCCAATATCAGAATCAACCGACGGTTGTGTTCCGGGTTGTACTCGCAAATCCTCTAACCTCAGAAACGATTTTGCATGAAATATTGGCTGAGCAAAAGCAGCTGATGAACACAGATCCTGTCTTCAAAAAGTATTTGTCGAAATACATGTAGCTGATATGGTTGTCGTCAATTAAGTGGCTGTTTACATTTTCTTGACGGCTTACCTATTTCGTGGTTTTCTTAATGTATGATATGGAGGCTGTTGCCTTTTCGTTGTAACTATCAAAGAGAACCATGCAAAACCGATTGTCAGAATTGACCCAGCGTCTGCGTCGCATCAGTTCAGAAGAAGTGGATGTGTCTGGGGAGTATCCTAGTTTTTTGTCTGACATCATCCATGAAGGACAGCTATCCTTAGGTATCGATCGCATTTCCGTTTGGTTATTTGACGATATTAATCACCCCGTTAAATTGATCAATGTCGCCAATACCGATTGGCCTGCAGGGCAAGTACCGAGTCATTTCCAGACTGAAGATGAAGAAGACCCGCTTGCCTTTTACCCGTCTTTAAAATACACCGATTTCCCAATCTATTTTTCAGCCATTTCCTCTGGTGTGAGTATCGCGGCGAATGATGCCGAGCAGGATGAAAGCACTTTAGAGTTCAACGGGATTTACTTACAACCGAATGGCATAACCACCATGTTGGATACCGTCATTTTTAAGAACGGTATCCCACTTGGCGTTGTCTGCTGTGAAGGGCGGGGTGGTGTTCGTGAATGGAGTGAAACAGAAGTTGCCTATGCCGAGATGATTGCGGATTGTTGTAGCCGACGACTCTTGGTCAAAGAGCTCTGGCAACTGCAACAAAAGTTACGCTTACTTGCATTCCAAGATGCGTTAACCGGTTTAAAAAACCGGCGCTATCTAATGGATTTCACGCGCAGGGAAATTAGTCGTCATCTACGCAATGGGTCTACGTTGTCGGCGGTGATGGTCGATTTGGATCACTTTAAACGCATCAATGATAAATATGGTCATGATGTAGGTGATGTGGTGTTACGTCAGTTTTCAGAATGTTGCCTGCAAATTCTACGAACAGAAGATTGCCTGTGCCGATTAGGCGGGGAAGAATTCCTCGCTGTGCTTCCCGCAACAAAATTAGACGATGCGGCAACGGTTGCTGAACGTTTGAGGGCGGCAGTTGAAGCCTTGGTTATCAAGCATGGAGCACTGCGCTTGAAGATAACGGCCAGTTTTGGTGTGTGTGAAGTTGAGCTACAGCAACCATTTAGCCAGTCATTGAAATTAGCGGATAATGCCGTTTACCAAGCAAAACGAGCTGGTCGTAACTGCGTTGTGGTTGTTTAAGTAACGATGCACACATTACCTCGATGGATAGTGTCGGGCGCATTTGTATTGGCTCTCAATGCAGGAATGGTGAACTCGGTAGGCTTTTTAGGATTTACCCACCA is part of the Pseudoalteromonas xiamenensis genome and encodes:
- the panP gene encoding pyridoxal-dependent aspartate 1-decarboxylase PanP, with translation MDQKRCAVASEDTLMRIFTVPEAPGSTLSRIELEISSNLAGFLKENIAAVEKPLHEIEKDFQSAAIPEEPMFVSDYAQEIMDQLVAHSVHTAAPSFIGHMTSALPHFVLPLSKLMVGLNQNLVKIETSKAFTPLERQVLGMMHHLAFGESKGFYNKCMHSANTALGAFCSGGTIANISALWIARNRLLKPDGEFTGISAQGMVAGLLHYGYRGLAVLVSERGHYSLGKAADVLGIGRDNFVAIPTDHNNRVRVDLMRQKALELEAKGIKVMALVGVAGTTETGNIDPLEDMADLAVELGCHFHVDAAWGGATLLSQTHRHLLKGVERADSITIDAHKQMYVPMGAGLVLFKDPAATDAIEHHAEYILRKGSKDLGSHTLEGSRPGMAMLVHACLRVIGRKGYEMLIDKSISKAKYFADLIKADEDFELISEPELCLLTYRLVPKAIKDAIAKASDEEKIEIYAALNRFTASMQKRQREAGRSFVSRTRLTPVQYQNQPTVVFRVVLANPLTSETILHEILAEQKQLMNTDPVFKKYLSKYM
- a CDS encoding sensor domain-containing diguanylate cyclase, with the protein product MQNRLSELTQRLRRISSEEVDVSGEYPSFLSDIIHEGQLSLGIDRISVWLFDDINHPVKLINVANTDWPAGQVPSHFQTEDEEDPLAFYPSLKYTDFPIYFSAISSGVSIAANDAEQDESTLEFNGIYLQPNGITTMLDTVIFKNGIPLGVVCCEGRGGVREWSETEVAYAEMIADCCSRRLLVKELWQLQQKLRLLAFQDALTGLKNRRYLMDFTRREISRHLRNGSTLSAVMVDLDHFKRINDKYGHDVGDVVLRQFSECCLQILRTEDCLCRLGGEEFLAVLPATKLDDAATVAERLRAAVEALVIKHGALRLKITASFGVCEVELQQPFSQSLKLADNAVYQAKRAGRNCVVVV